The following are encoded in a window of Bacillus sp. SORGH_AS_0510 genomic DNA:
- a CDS encoding flagellar biosynthetic protein FliO codes for MKRTMLFFVMFFYLFSFQSTSFAAGSSSGGDPSVYESIQKGDNKTSPTPTTVEDSQSTSLFPLLIKFIISFILVIGLLFLLLRFLSKRGNILQTNGPVLPIGGHTLGNNRSVQLLLIGQTIYVVGVGDDVTLIRTISQGEEYQHLLESYESQATDGNTPKWFPKDSKKIWDSVFRKHLQKMHHENGEE; via the coding sequence ATGAAACGCACCATGTTGTTTTTTGTTATGTTTTTTTATCTATTTTCTTTTCAATCCACAAGTTTTGCCGCTGGTTCATCATCAGGCGGCGATCCTTCCGTCTATGAATCTATCCAAAAGGGGGATAATAAAACCTCCCCTACACCGACTACAGTCGAGGATAGCCAATCAACCTCTTTATTTCCCTTACTAATTAAATTTATTATCTCGTTTATCTTGGTAATTGGTCTTTTATTCTTATTATTACGTTTTTTATCAAAACGAGGAAACATATTGCAAACAAATGGGCCTGTTCTCCCTATAGGTGGTCATACTCTTGGGAATAATCGTTCGGTGCAACTCTTACTAATTGGCCAAACCATTTACGTGGTTGGAGTGGGTGATGATGTTACATTGATACGTACAATTTCTCAAGGAGAAGAATATCAACACCTCCTTGAAAGCTATGAAAGTCAAGCTACTGATGGTAATACACCTAAATGGTTTCCTAAGGATTCTAAGAAAATTTGGGATTCTGTATTTCGAAAACATTTACAAAAAATGCATCACGAAAATGGAGAGGAGTAG
- the flhA gene encoding flagellar biosynthesis protein FlhA: MKIKEFSVFIVVILIVTMMIIPLPTLLLDFLLIFNICVSLMILLVAMNTKEPLDFSIFPTALLITTLFRLALNVSTTRSILSKADGGKVIETFGSFVIGGSPVIGFIVFLILVVIQFIVITKGSERVAEVAARFTLDAMPGKQMSIDADMNAGLISEQDARARRRKIEMESDFYGAMDGASKFVKGDAIAGIIILLINVIGGFIIGMSIHGMGFAEAASTFTLLSVGDGLVSQVPALLISTATGITVTRAATDGSLGTDIMHQIFNYPKLLYIVAITISLFGLFTPIGLFLTLPVAGILAYGAYSIQKTAKKEELLNEQVEMEAAEDDISNPEKVINLLQIDTLELEIGYGLIPLADQKQGGDILDRIVMIRRQFALELGLVIPTIRIRDNLQLTPNQYVLKFRGNRIADGEVYLDHFLAMNQGGEGEELDGIQVIEPAFGLPATWISMEAKQMAELMGYMIVDPPSVIATHLTEVLKQYAYQLLRREETKELVENLKATHPNLVEELVPSLLSVADIQKVLQNLLREQISIRDLASIFETLADYAVYTKDPRVLTEYVRQSLTRQITEQYSEGGVINVLTAGATLEKGISDCIQQSEAGGYYLSIDPQTSRRITEVLQEQIEKVVKAGGLPIFLTSPNIRMYLKQFVDKIMPTVPVLAYTELEPNIEIQSIGVVNI; this comes from the coding sequence ATGAAAATAAAAGAGTTTTCCGTATTCATTGTTGTCATTTTGATCGTTACGATGATGATCATTCCACTGCCAACATTACTATTGGATTTTCTATTAATCTTCAACATCTGTGTTTCATTGATGATTTTATTAGTAGCAATGAATACGAAAGAACCATTAGATTTTTCGATATTTCCAACAGCATTATTGATTACAACTTTATTTCGACTAGCACTAAACGTGTCTACTACCCGGTCTATTTTATCCAAGGCTGATGGTGGGAAGGTAATTGAAACATTTGGATCGTTTGTAATTGGTGGGAGTCCAGTTATCGGTTTTATCGTCTTTTTAATTCTAGTTGTCATTCAATTTATTGTTATCACAAAGGGTTCGGAAAGGGTAGCAGAAGTAGCAGCTCGATTTACGCTGGACGCGATGCCTGGTAAACAAATGAGTATTGATGCTGATATGAATGCAGGATTGATTAGTGAACAAGATGCTCGTGCAAGACGTAGAAAGATTGAAATGGAATCAGATTTCTATGGAGCGATGGATGGTGCCAGTAAATTTGTAAAAGGAGACGCGATTGCAGGGATTATTATCCTACTAATCAATGTTATTGGCGGTTTTATTATCGGTATGTCCATTCATGGAATGGGATTTGCCGAAGCTGCGAGTACATTTACTTTATTATCTGTTGGGGACGGATTAGTCAGCCAGGTGCCTGCATTATTGATTTCAACTGCGACTGGGATCACTGTTACACGTGCTGCTACTGACGGAAGCCTAGGTACAGATATAATGCACCAAATTTTCAACTATCCTAAACTGCTGTATATTGTAGCCATTACTATTTCTTTGTTTGGATTATTTACGCCAATTGGCCTTTTTTTGACACTTCCTGTGGCTGGAATTCTAGCTTATGGTGCGTATTCCATACAAAAAACGGCTAAGAAAGAAGAACTTTTAAATGAGCAAGTGGAAATGGAAGCGGCAGAAGATGATATTAGTAATCCAGAGAAAGTGATTAATTTACTTCAAATTGACACGCTTGAACTGGAGATTGGCTATGGGTTAATTCCACTGGCTGATCAAAAACAAGGCGGTGATATTCTTGATCGCATTGTCATGATACGAAGGCAATTTGCACTTGAATTAGGATTGGTCATTCCTACCATTCGTATTCGAGACAATCTACAGTTAACACCAAACCAATATGTCTTAAAGTTCCGCGGAAACCGTATTGCAGATGGAGAAGTGTACCTGGATCATTTTCTAGCCATGAATCAAGGGGGAGAAGGAGAAGAATTAGATGGTATTCAAGTGATTGAACCAGCATTTGGACTCCCTGCAACTTGGATTAGTATGGAAGCAAAACAAATGGCAGAACTGATGGGATATATGATTGTTGATCCGCCTTCTGTCATTGCTACTCATTTAACAGAGGTCTTGAAGCAATATGCTTATCAGCTGCTTCGTAGAGAAGAAACGAAAGAATTAGTAGAGAATCTAAAGGCTACGCATCCAAATTTGGTGGAAGAACTTGTTCCAAGTTTACTTTCAGTTGCAGATATCCAAAAAGTTTTACAAAATCTATTGCGCGAACAGATATCCATTAGGGATTTAGCTTCTATCTTTGAGACTCTAGCAGATTATGCTGTGTATACGAAGGATCCAAGAGTTCTAACAGAATATGTACGCCAATCCTTAACACGTCAGATAACGGAGCAATATTCAGAAGGCGGCGTGATTAATGTTTTAACTGCCGGAGCCACTTTAGAGAAAGGGATCTCAGATTGTATTCAACAATCCGAAGCAGGAGGATACTACCTTTCAATTGATCCTCAAACTTCAAGAAGAATCACAGAAGTCTTACAAGAACAAATTGAAAAGGTCGTTAAGGCTGGGGGTCTTCCTATCTTCCTAACGTCACCTAATATTCGAATGTATTTGAAACAATTTGTTGATAAAATCATGCCGACAGTCCCTGTTCTAGCTTATACGGAGCTTGAACCTAATATTGAGATCCAAAGTATTGGAGTGGTTAATATATGA
- the fliQ gene encoding flagellar biosynthesis protein FliQ, whose protein sequence is MSTELILKIAQEAIYTILIVIAPVAGIALIVGLIVSIFQATTQIQEQTLAFVPKIVAVFLSILFFGPWMLRHVLDFTQSLLGNLSQFVG, encoded by the coding sequence ATGTCTACCGAACTAATCTTAAAAATCGCTCAAGAAGCGATTTATACCATTCTCATAGTAATCGCTCCAGTAGCTGGAATAGCTTTAATAGTTGGGTTAATAGTAAGTATTTTTCAAGCTACCACTCAAATCCAAGAACAGACACTAGCATTTGTTCCGAAAATTGTGGCTGTATTCTTATCTATTCTTTTTTTTGGGCCATGGATGCTGCGTCATGTTCTTGACTTTACTCAAAGTTTATTAGGCAATCTTTCTCAGTTTGTGGGGTAA
- a CDS encoding MotE family protein: MEEKHRSKLANIFYIGIIPLIFTVILVSFLLNFMGFPVVKTFKEWGNALPLINQFIDDPPSAEAQNPDNSDEWKNKYLKSQSDVKVLDQKLSKIKKELSSNQNDLEELKQENMDLQRQLKEKKSQQSKVEMKQVADIYTNMSASKAAAIFEAMPLEDAALTIRMLDQEHQSSIIGGIKDPKKAAEITMLLKEIASISETESLTFEQQVHELALQHENPTETLSETIAGMPPTQSAVVIQSMMGTNSIVAMDILKKISTNSRAQILTEITKIDAKLAAQITGELNK; this comes from the coding sequence ATGGAAGAAAAGCACCGGTCAAAACTAGCAAATATTTTTTACATTGGTATTATTCCTTTAATCTTTACGGTTATCTTAGTTTCTTTTTTATTAAATTTCATGGGTTTTCCTGTGGTAAAGACTTTTAAAGAATGGGGAAATGCACTTCCATTAATCAATCAGTTTATTGATGATCCTCCTTCTGCAGAAGCACAAAATCCTGATAACTCAGATGAATGGAAAAATAAATACTTAAAAAGTCAGTCAGATGTGAAAGTGTTAGATCAAAAACTATCAAAAATAAAAAAAGAATTAAGCTCTAATCAAAATGATCTAGAAGAATTAAAGCAAGAGAATATGGATTTACAAAGGCAATTAAAAGAAAAAAAATCACAACAGTCTAAAGTAGAAATGAAGCAAGTAGCTGATATCTACACAAATATGTCCGCATCAAAAGCAGCCGCTATCTTTGAAGCTATGCCTTTGGAAGATGCTGCACTTACGATTAGGATGCTGGACCAAGAACATCAAAGCAGTATCATTGGGGGAATAAAGGATCCGAAAAAAGCGGCAGAAATAACGATGTTGCTTAAAGAAATTGCCTCAATTAGCGAGACAGAATCCTTAACTTTTGAACAGCAAGTACATGAACTTGCATTACAACATGAGAATCCAACAGAAACTTTATCAGAAACCATTGCAGGAATGCCTCCCACTCAATCAGCAGTGGTTATTCAATCAATGATGGGGACTAATTCAATAGTAGCTATGGACATTTTGAAAAAAATCAGTACCAATAGCCGTGCTCAAATTTTAACTGAAATCACCAAAATTGATGCTAAATTAGCGGCACAAATTACTGGGGAATTAAATAAGTAG
- the fliP gene encoding flagellar type III secretion system pore protein FliP (The bacterial flagellar biogenesis protein FliP forms a type III secretion system (T3SS)-type pore required for flagellar assembly.): protein MKRKIAILVPLLSLGFISVAHAASPTGTILPGIDLGSSDPDKVSNTMRIIMLITVLSIAPAILVLMTSFTRIIVVFGFVRNALGTQQIPPNQVLIGLSLFMTFFIMGPTFSDINHNALQPYLAGKMTQQDAFESASEPLKEFMAKHTREKDLALFMDYAKMKKPDQIKDIPLTALVPAYAISELKTAFQMGFMIFIPFLVIDMIVSSVLMSMGMMMLPPVMISLPFKILLFILVDGWHLIVKSLLVSF from the coding sequence ATGAAACGAAAAATAGCCATCCTTGTTCCACTTCTTTCACTTGGTTTTATTTCTGTGGCACACGCTGCAAGTCCGACGGGGACCATTTTGCCTGGGATTGATTTAGGTTCAAGCGATCCAGATAAAGTATCTAACACCATGCGTATTATTATGCTGATAACGGTACTTTCAATTGCTCCAGCGATTCTAGTTTTAATGACGAGTTTTACTCGCATTATTGTAGTTTTTGGGTTTGTACGAAATGCCTTGGGGACTCAACAAATACCTCCAAACCAGGTTTTAATTGGATTATCGTTATTTATGACATTCTTTATTATGGGACCGACATTTTCAGATATAAACCATAACGCACTTCAGCCTTATTTGGCTGGAAAAATGACACAACAGGATGCTTTTGAGTCGGCAAGTGAGCCATTAAAGGAATTCATGGCTAAGCATACTCGTGAAAAGGATTTAGCACTCTTCATGGATTATGCCAAAATGAAAAAGCCAGACCAAATAAAGGATATTCCGCTAACGGCATTAGTACCTGCTTATGCAATTAGTGAACTGAAAACCGCATTTCAGATGGGTTTTATGATTTTTATACCTTTCCTAGTCATCGACATGATTGTATCTAGTGTCTTGATGTCAATGGGGATGATGATGCTCCCGCCAGTAATGATTTCACTGCCATTTAAGATTCTATTATTCATTTTAGTAGATGGATGGCATTTAATTGTTAAATCATTGCTCGTGAGTTTCTAG
- the flhB gene encoding flagellar biosynthesis protein FlhB has product MLLRLDLQLFSGEKTEKATPHKRREARKKGQVAKSPEVSSALTLLLSFGFFMIGGKSFIEGCLDIYRHSFQEYLLWDLSDSSSKLLFNQLLWDVTKLVGPIFAIVLVTGVLANYIQVGFMFNLESIKVNFGKINPLQGAKQIFSLRSIVELIKSILKILITSVIVFFMIWNQKNELFSIGEKSLFDSARLIGALTIKIGITIAACLIVLAAADYFYQWFSHEKKIRMSKQEIKDEHKKMEGDPLIKGKRRARQQQLAMNRMMADLPKADVVITNPTHFAVAIRYDIKTMEAPEVIAKGKDHIALKIKEIAKQNKIMTVENKPLARALFAAVEIGQPIPEELFNAVGEILAYVYYQEGRYKGMMA; this is encoded by the coding sequence ATGCTTCTTCGTTTAGATTTGCAATTATTTTCAGGAGAAAAAACAGAAAAAGCAACGCCTCATAAACGGCGGGAGGCGAGGAAAAAAGGACAGGTCGCAAAGAGTCCTGAAGTATCTTCTGCCCTTACACTTCTGCTCAGTTTCGGGTTTTTCATGATAGGTGGAAAGAGTTTTATAGAGGGATGTTTAGACATCTACCGTCACAGTTTCCAGGAATATTTACTTTGGGATCTATCAGATTCAAGCTCAAAGCTATTATTTAACCAACTTCTGTGGGATGTCACTAAATTAGTCGGCCCCATTTTTGCTATTGTTCTTGTTACCGGTGTTCTTGCAAATTATATTCAAGTTGGTTTTATGTTTAATCTTGAGTCAATCAAAGTGAATTTTGGAAAAATTAATCCACTACAGGGTGCAAAACAAATTTTTTCCCTTCGCTCTATTGTTGAATTAATTAAATCTATTCTGAAGATATTGATTACATCAGTCATTGTCTTTTTTATGATTTGGAATCAAAAAAACGAATTATTTTCTATAGGTGAAAAAAGTCTATTTGATTCTGCGAGATTAATTGGAGCCTTAACTATAAAAATTGGGATAACGATAGCCGCCTGCTTAATTGTATTGGCAGCTGCTGACTATTTCTATCAATGGTTTTCTCATGAGAAGAAAATTAGAATGTCAAAACAGGAAATTAAAGATGAACATAAAAAAATGGAAGGTGACCCTCTAATTAAGGGGAAGAGAAGAGCCAGACAGCAGCAATTGGCTATGAACAGAATGATGGCAGACCTTCCGAAAGCGGATGTGGTCATTACCAACCCAACGCACTTTGCAGTTGCCATTCGTTATGATATTAAGACGATGGAAGCTCCAGAAGTCATTGCCAAAGGAAAAGATCATATCGCCTTAAAAATTAAGGAAATTGCAAAGCAAAATAAGATAATGACAGTAGAAAATAAACCATTGGCTCGTGCTCTTTTTGCAGCAGTGGAAATAGGCCAGCCAATACCGGAAGAACTGTTCAATGCAGTAGGGGAGATTTTAGCATATGTATACTATCAAGAAGGTCGGTATAAGGGGATGATGGCATGA
- the flhF gene encoding flagellar biosynthesis protein FlhF: MKTKKIVADSMPLALKMVRQQLGENAIIVNTRTIKKGGVFGLFSKQKYEVTAYALDKESPSSEPKFSLELKDKIEKPPLNINKTVMKPEDVEETGSGFHRNPQGLYNFYSKNSVDTEHPVTTKISKSQQNEKMVSSQTKALEDQNPLLDELQQMKKMMMTFMMNGKHEDGIPSNMNKWVTRLKKQGVEEEVVADIVNRILVKYESIVDLADDKIETELFSIITEIIEQKLPVSNSIHERTRMINIIGPTGVGKTTSIAKLATEQVLKQKRRVAMITTDVYRIAAVEQLKTYAGILNVPVEVVRTADELGSSLKKLEHYDLIYMDTTGRNYKEVEYRESINQFLNHPLESENYLVLSMTTKYEDMEILLHEFLESPIKKLILTKFDETTSYGSILNIAYKYPYQLAYITNGQSVPEDITNVDATLLAKYLLGKEM, from the coding sequence ATGAAAACCAAAAAAATTGTAGCAGATTCTATGCCCCTTGCTTTAAAAATGGTACGACAGCAATTAGGTGAGAACGCCATTATTGTCAATACAAGGACAATCAAAAAAGGCGGCGTATTTGGTTTATTTTCTAAACAAAAATATGAAGTTACTGCCTATGCTTTAGATAAAGAAAGTCCTAGTTCTGAACCCAAATTTTCCTTGGAATTAAAGGATAAGATTGAAAAACCACCCCTTAATATAAACAAAACAGTAATGAAACCTGAGGATGTAGAAGAGACAGGATCTGGCTTCCATAGGAATCCACAAGGACTATATAATTTTTATTCCAAGAATTCAGTTGATACAGAGCATCCTGTTACTACCAAAATCAGCAAGTCCCAACAGAATGAAAAAATGGTTTCTTCGCAAACGAAGGCTTTGGAAGACCAAAATCCTTTACTAGATGAATTACAGCAGATGAAAAAAATGATGATGACCTTCATGATGAATGGAAAACATGAAGATGGAATTCCCTCTAATATGAACAAATGGGTCACCCGTCTAAAAAAGCAGGGTGTTGAAGAGGAAGTTGTAGCAGATATTGTTAATCGTATTTTAGTAAAATATGAGTCAATTGTAGATTTGGCAGACGATAAAATTGAGACGGAACTTTTCTCCATCATTACAGAAATAATTGAACAGAAACTGCCCGTCTCGAATAGTATTCATGAGAGAACAAGGATGATTAATATCATTGGACCTACTGGCGTTGGAAAAACAACATCCATTGCAAAATTGGCAACAGAACAAGTGCTAAAGCAAAAACGTAGAGTGGCAATGATTACTACAGATGTTTATCGAATTGCTGCTGTAGAACAACTAAAAACCTATGCCGGCATCCTAAATGTACCGGTTGAAGTAGTACGTACTGCTGATGAGTTAGGGTCGTCTCTTAAAAAACTAGAACATTATGATTTGATTTATATGGATACAACCGGGCGTAATTATAAAGAAGTGGAATATCGTGAATCGATTAATCAATTTTTAAACCATCCTCTTGAAAGCGAAAATTATTTGGTATTAAGTATGACCACCAAATATGAAGATATGGAAATTTTGTTACATGAGTTTTTAGAAAGTCCAATTAAAAAACTAATCTTGACAAAATTTGATGAAACGACTAGCTATGGATCCATTCTCAATATTGCCTATAAATATCCATATCAATTGGCCTATATTACGAATGGTCAAAGTGTTCCAGAAGATATTACGAACGTCGATGCGACATTGCTTGCGAAATACTTATTAGGGAAGGAAATGTAA
- a CDS encoding MinD/ParA family protein: MDQAQSLREYMHRFNVQQNENHSARVITITSGKGGVGKSNFTLNFALGLNSVGKRVVVLDLDLSTANINILMGVSPRNSLADILHRQKSIWDVLEKGTAGIDYIAGGLEIQDLMELDPHTLSYFWSQIQELQTYADFILLDTGAGISKELVDFILASDETILVTTPEPTAIADSYAVLKTVIQFTKQTPNFRLVVNRAQSYREAVDTSRAIKNATSNFLKFKLVTLGFVMEDAHVRQSVRAQTPFFMSYPNCEASKNIKQIVYSFLPQSEESSKQPTKGIRGFFEKIMSLGKSM; this comes from the coding sequence ATGGACCAAGCACAAAGTCTAAGAGAATATATGCATCGATTTAATGTCCAGCAAAATGAAAATCATTCCGCCCGAGTCATAACCATTACGAGTGGTAAGGGCGGGGTTGGGAAATCAAATTTCACTCTTAACTTTGCATTGGGTTTAAATTCAGTTGGTAAACGAGTTGTGGTGTTGGATTTAGACTTATCAACGGCAAATATTAATATTCTTATGGGAGTATCCCCACGCAATAGCCTTGCCGATATACTGCATCGTCAAAAGTCCATTTGGGATGTATTAGAAAAAGGAACAGCTGGCATTGATTATATCGCTGGAGGACTAGAAATCCAGGACCTTATGGAATTAGATCCACATACACTTTCCTATTTCTGGAGTCAGATTCAAGAACTTCAAACCTACGCAGATTTTATTCTTTTAGACACAGGAGCGGGAATATCAAAGGAGTTAGTAGATTTTATATTAGCTTCTGATGAAACCATTTTGGTGACGACACCTGAACCAACTGCTATTGCGGATTCCTATGCAGTATTAAAAACTGTAATCCAATTTACCAAGCAGACACCAAATTTTCGATTGGTGGTAAACCGTGCTCAAAGCTATCGAGAAGCAGTTGATACATCAAGAGCGATCAAAAATGCTACAAGTAACTTTCTAAAATTCAAATTGGTAACATTAGGTTTTGTAATGGAGGATGCTCATGTAAGACAGTCTGTTAGAGCACAAACGCCATTTTTTATGTCTTATCCAAATTGTGAAGCGTCAAAAAATATTAAACAAATTGTTTATTCCTTTTTACCGCAGTCTGAGGAATCATCAAAACAACCAACCAAAGGAATCCGAGGATTCTTTGAAAAAATAATGTCGCTCGGTAAGTCAATGTAA
- the fliR gene encoding flagellar biosynthetic protein FliR — protein MSIDASILWTFLLVFVRITTFMVTAPLFSGRQVPTQYKIGFSVFLSILCVGLVKEPVDSLPESTIVLLILKEFLVGIILGLVGNILLYAVQMAGSIMDVLIGFSMASLFDPTFGTSAQLTGRMQNAIALLVLLATNGHHLLIKGILSSFDWISLQTTIPAFTDGKIATFLLECLQQMFLIGFMMAAPIIGTLFVVDVALGIIARTVPQMNLFAVFPPMKILIHFLIYIFVLPSFFYLLKVLFENMFGSMYSIMKLMGV, from the coding sequence ATGAGTATCGATGCTTCTATTTTGTGGACCTTTTTACTCGTTTTTGTACGCATCACCACATTCATGGTCACAGCTCCATTATTTTCTGGGCGTCAAGTACCAACCCAATACAAAATAGGTTTTAGTGTATTCCTAAGTATTCTATGCGTTGGTTTGGTAAAAGAACCTGTTGATTCCCTCCCAGAATCAACGATTGTTTTACTAATATTAAAAGAATTCTTGGTAGGAATCATACTTGGATTGGTAGGAAATATTTTGCTTTATGCCGTACAAATGGCAGGGTCAATAATGGATGTTCTCATTGGATTTTCTATGGCTAGTTTATTTGATCCTACATTTGGAACAAGCGCCCAACTTACAGGGCGTATGCAGAACGCCATTGCATTATTAGTATTACTGGCTACCAATGGACATCACCTATTAATAAAAGGAATTCTTTCCAGTTTTGACTGGATTTCATTGCAAACTACCATACCAGCATTTACAGATGGGAAGATCGCTACATTTTTATTGGAATGTTTACAACAAATGTTTTTGATAGGTTTCATGATGGCAGCACCTATAATAGGGACATTGTTTGTCGTTGATGTTGCTTTAGGTATTATTGCAAGAACAGTACCACAAATGAACCTGTTTGCCGTGTTTCCACCTATGAAAATATTAATCCATTTTCTTATATATATTTTTGTTCTGCCTAGTTTCTTTTATTTATTAAAAGTACTTTTTGAAAATATGTTTGGTTCAATGTATTCCATCATGAAGCTCATGGGGGTGTAA
- the fliI gene encoding flagellar protein export ATPase FliI yields MVVLSVKNYAKLIRSVDPVRVNGKITQIIGLTIESQGPDVRIGELCSIYPTNSQIPIQAEVVGIRENKVLLMPLGEVRSIGPGCDVVASGKQMMVKAGRQLLGRILDGLGQPIDGKPLPLGLEEVPTHAIPPNPLTRPRIHSPLGVGVRTIDGLLTMGKGQRMGIFAGSGVGKSTLLGMISRNTTADVNVIALIGERGREVLDFIEQNLGEEGLKKSVVIVATSDQPALIRIKGALTATSIAEYFRDLGMNVMLVMDSVTRFAMAQREIGLAIGEPPTTKGYTPSVFAMLPQLLERAGTGPKGSISAIYTVLVDGDDMNEPIADAVRGILDGHIVLNRSIGAKGIFPAIDVLNSVSRVMTEITSDEHLHAARNFRNLLASYNQAEDLINIGAYKKGSNREIDLAIRLKPQMDHFLRQGIYETSNIEDAESFLTSQFGAIMR; encoded by the coding sequence ATAGTGGTGCTTTCAGTTAAAAACTATGCCAAACTCATTCGCAGTGTGGATCCGGTAAGGGTAAATGGAAAAATAACACAAATTATTGGATTGACTATTGAATCACAAGGGCCAGATGTAAGAATTGGTGAATTGTGCTCTATTTACCCAACCAATTCACAAATTCCCATTCAAGCAGAGGTCGTCGGGATTAGAGAAAATAAAGTACTGCTTATGCCGCTTGGTGAAGTACGATCAATTGGTCCTGGTTGTGATGTTGTCGCAAGTGGGAAGCAAATGATGGTAAAAGCAGGTCGACAGCTTTTAGGGAGGATACTAGACGGTCTTGGTCAGCCGATTGATGGAAAACCATTACCATTAGGGTTAGAAGAAGTTCCTACCCATGCGATACCGCCTAATCCACTCACTAGGCCCCGGATTCATTCACCACTTGGGGTGGGAGTTCGGACAATTGATGGATTACTAACGATGGGAAAAGGTCAGCGGATGGGTATTTTTGCAGGGAGTGGTGTGGGTAAAAGTACACTCCTTGGAATGATATCAAGGAACACGACAGCGGATGTAAATGTAATTGCCTTAATCGGCGAAAGAGGTCGGGAAGTCCTCGATTTTATTGAACAGAACCTAGGTGAAGAGGGTTTAAAGAAGTCAGTTGTAATTGTAGCAACATCCGACCAGCCAGCACTCATTCGAATTAAGGGCGCTTTAACAGCCACTTCCATTGCAGAATATTTCCGTGATCTTGGAATGAACGTAATGCTAGTAATGGATTCTGTTACTCGGTTTGCTATGGCACAAAGGGAAATTGGCTTAGCTATCGGTGAACCTCCAACAACCAAAGGTTATACGCCTTCAGTTTTTGCCATGTTGCCTCAGTTATTGGAACGGGCCGGAACTGGGCCAAAAGGATCCATTTCTGCTATCTATACGGTCCTTGTAGATGGTGATGACATGAATGAACCAATAGCAGATGCAGTTAGAGGAATTTTAGATGGACATATTGTGTTAAACCGCTCAATTGGTGCAAAAGGAATTTTTCCTGCTATAGATGTTTTAAACAGTGTTAGCCGTGTAATGACTGAAATCACCTCTGACGAACATCTACATGCAGCAAGAAATTTTAGAAACCTATTAGCTTCCTATAATCAGGCAGAAGATTTAATTAATATTGGGGCATATAAAAAGGGGTCAAACCGTGAAATAGATTTGGCTATACGATTAAAGCCGCAAATGGATCATTTTTTAAGGCAAGGAATCTATGAAACTTCTAACATAGAGGATGCGGAATCCTTCTTAACATCACAATTTGGAGCGATTATGCGATGA
- the fliJ gene encoding flagellar export protein FliJ: MKFNFSFQKVLDFKENEKEMAHQEYGTVKLEQSKIEEQIEGLEMVKDEIFSQYNQVHRKTVWELLEVQQEIEHVNLQMKRLENQSKIIHQKVEEKHQLLIEKAKEAKMWNQWKAKSKEAFQKQMDREEQATLDEMAILRYSRRI; this comes from the coding sequence ATGAAATTTAATTTTTCCTTTCAAAAAGTGCTTGATTTTAAAGAAAATGAGAAAGAAATGGCGCATCAAGAATATGGCACTGTGAAACTAGAACAATCCAAAATTGAGGAACAAATAGAAGGTTTGGAAATGGTAAAAGATGAGATTTTTTCTCAGTATAATCAAGTCCATCGCAAAACAGTTTGGGAGCTTTTAGAAGTACAACAAGAAATTGAACATGTAAATCTTCAAATGAAACGATTGGAAAACCAATCAAAGATAATTCATCAAAAAGTGGAAGAAAAACATCAATTGCTTATTGAAAAAGCAAAGGAAGCAAAGATGTGGAACCAGTGGAAAGCTAAATCCAAGGAAGCTTTTCAGAAACAAATGGATCGAGAAGAGCAAGCCACGTTAGATGAGATGGCCATCCTTCGATACTCTCGAAGGATTTGA